From the genome of Ectobacillus sp. JY-23, one region includes:
- the citZ gene encoding citrate synthase encodes MGESLNKGEMIMTVIKGLEGVVATTSSVSSIIDDTLTYVGYEIDDLAENASFEEVVYLLWHRQLPNAAQLTELKTQLSEHADVPAEILTYLQTTNLTTSHPMSVLRTAVSMLALYDEDAEVMDERSNYLKAVKLQAKISTLVAAYARIRKGLTPVAPDKELGYAANFLYMLNDRKPNEIEIEAFDKALVLHADHELNASTFTARVCVATLSDIYSGITAAIGALKGPLHGGANENVMKMLMEIGEVEHVDAYIQNALNNKVKIMGFGHRVYRNGDPRAKHLKAMSEQLGIISGERKWYDMSVKIEEIVTSSKGLPPNVDFYSASMYHCLGIEHDLFTPIFAVSRTSGWLAHILEQYENNRLIRPRADYTGPTGQKYVAIEDRA; translated from the coding sequence ATTGGGGAATCTTTAAATAAGGGAGAGATGATCATGACGGTTATTAAAGGGCTTGAAGGGGTAGTAGCAACAACGTCGTCTGTTAGTTCCATCATTGACGATACTTTAACATACGTAGGCTATGAAATCGATGACTTAGCGGAAAATGCATCATTTGAAGAAGTTGTGTATTTGTTATGGCATCGCCAATTGCCAAATGCTGCTCAACTTACAGAATTAAAAACACAGTTGTCAGAGCATGCTGACGTGCCAGCTGAAATCTTAACATACTTACAAACTACGAATCTAACTACATCACATCCAATGTCTGTATTGCGTACAGCAGTTTCTATGCTAGCTTTGTATGATGAAGATGCTGAGGTAATGGATGAGAGGTCCAATTATTTGAAAGCGGTTAAATTACAGGCGAAGATTTCTACGCTAGTCGCTGCTTACGCACGTATCCGTAAAGGGTTAACACCGGTAGCACCTGACAAAGAGCTTGGATATGCAGCTAATTTCTTATATATGTTGAACGATAGAAAACCAAATGAGATAGAAATTGAAGCATTTGACAAAGCCCTTGTGTTACATGCAGATCATGAATTGAACGCTTCGACATTCACTGCACGTGTATGCGTTGCTACACTATCTGATATATATTCAGGTATTACAGCCGCAATCGGCGCTTTAAAAGGACCGTTGCATGGCGGTGCCAATGAAAATGTAATGAAGATGCTTATGGAAATCGGTGAAGTAGAGCATGTGGATGCTTATATTCAAAATGCATTGAACAATAAAGTTAAGATTATGGGATTTGGCCATCGTGTATATCGAAATGGAGATCCGCGCGCGAAACATTTAAAAGCAATGTCCGAGCAATTAGGTATTATATCTGGTGAAAGAAAGTGGTATGATATGTCTGTGAAGATTGAAGAGATTGTTACATCTTCAAAAGGGCTTCCGCCAAATGTGGATTTCTACTCTGCTTCTATGTACCACTGTTTAGGAATTGAGCACGATTTATTTACGCCAATCTTTGCAGTAAGTCGTACATCTGGCTGGTTGGCTCACATTCTAGAACAATATGAAAACAACCGTTTAATTCGTCCGCGTGCTGATTATACAGGTCCTACGGGTCAAAAGTACGTAGCAATCGAAGACAGAGCATAA
- a CDS encoding DUF441 domain-containing protein, which translates to MISQSTLFLFILLAVGYLAKNQSLMIAVGVLLLLKWTFLGDKMLPYLQYKGINLGVTIITIAVLVPIATGEIGFKQLLDAMKSYYAWIALASGIAVALLAKGGVVLLANDPHITAALVFGTILAVALFNGVAVGPLIGAGIAYAVMHVIQLIK; encoded by the coding sequence ATGATTAGTCAATCAACTTTATTTTTATTCATTTTACTAGCAGTTGGTTATCTTGCTAAAAATCAATCACTTATGATTGCTGTAGGAGTGCTTTTATTGTTGAAGTGGACATTTTTGGGAGATAAGATGTTGCCGTATTTACAGTATAAGGGAATTAATCTGGGGGTTACAATTATTACAATTGCAGTTCTTGTTCCAATTGCAACAGGAGAAATTGGCTTTAAACAACTTCTTGATGCGATGAAATCCTATTATGCTTGGATTGCTCTTGCTTCGGGTATTGCAGTTGCGTTACTGGCAAAAGGAGGCGTCGTTTTACTTGCCAATGATCCACATATTACAGCGGCGCTTGTATTTGGCACCATTTTAGCGGTTGCATTGTTCAATGGTGTTGCTGTGGGCCCGTTAATCGGGGCGGGAATTGCATATGCTGTTATGCATGTAATCCAACTTATAAAATAA
- the ytvI gene encoding sporulation integral membrane protein YtvI, giving the protein MTKNTLYAGLRLLAVLSAIYVIIHLLFYSSGLIYPFIIAFIIAYLISPIVNFLNKKFHIPRALAVFLTLVLIFGALVGIVTLLIIETIAALNYLLAILPEQFPRLAAYIQDIFVHNIMPLYNDLNMRFNRLGESQQQTITENIQNLGIDLTNKAKLLLTGIITGLTGFLGALPNIVTVLIFILLATFFISNDWYKMAHGLERALPGKLQGYGRTIFEDLRKALFGFVRAQFTLISMTTIIVLVGLLLLRVPYAITIALITGMVDLLPYLGTGAVFVPWILYVWFTGDTAFAIGLLILYVVVIIQRQLMEPKVLSSNIGLEPLPTLIALFVGFKLYGLLGLIIGPVVLVVLKTLYDARVFHDLWVFIKGRTQ; this is encoded by the coding sequence TTGACCAAGAATACATTGTACGCAGGACTTCGTTTGCTAGCTGTCTTAAGCGCAATATACGTTATCATTCACCTATTGTTTTACTCATCCGGGCTCATTTATCCCTTTATCATCGCATTCATCATCGCGTACCTCATTAGCCCTATTGTCAACTTCCTAAACAAAAAGTTTCACATTCCACGCGCCCTAGCAGTATTTCTGACTCTTGTGCTCATTTTTGGGGCTCTCGTCGGTATTGTAACGCTGCTTATCATTGAAACTATCGCCGCTTTAAATTACTTGTTAGCTATTCTTCCTGAACAATTTCCTCGCCTTGCAGCATACATCCAAGATATATTCGTCCACAATATTATGCCGCTGTACAATGATTTAAACATGAGATTTAACCGCCTTGGTGAATCTCAACAACAGACCATTACAGAAAACATCCAGAACTTAGGAATTGATTTGACAAATAAGGCAAAGTTACTTTTAACAGGAATTATCACTGGACTAACAGGCTTTTTAGGTGCACTTCCTAATATTGTTACAGTGCTCATTTTTATTTTACTTGCTACATTTTTTATCAGCAATGATTGGTACAAGATGGCACATGGTTTAGAACGCGCTCTCCCTGGAAAACTGCAAGGATACGGACGAACTATTTTTGAGGACTTACGAAAAGCATTATTTGGATTTGTTCGCGCTCAATTTACCCTCATTTCTATGACTACTATTATTGTATTGGTTGGCTTGCTTCTGCTTCGCGTCCCTTACGCCATTACGATTGCATTAATCACAGGCATGGTCGATCTGCTTCCCTACCTTGGTACAGGTGCGGTGTTTGTGCCTTGGATTTTATATGTATGGTTTACAGGTGATACTGCTTTTGCCATTGGTTTACTCATCTTGTATGTTGTTGTTATTATTCAAAGACAGCTCATGGAACCAAAAGTACTTTCTTCCAATATAGGTCTTGAACCACTTCCGACCTTAATTGCACTTTTCGTGGGCTTTAAGCTGTATGGACTACTTGGTCTTATTATTGGTCCTGTTGTGCTCGTCGTATTAAAAACGCTGTACGATGCACGTGTATTTCACGATTTGTGGGTATTCATAAAGGGGAGAACACAATAA
- a CDS encoding FxsA family protein, with the protein MKLLVLLLILIPVTEVFVLLASAQWIGAIPTFAIMIATAVIGAFLAKRQGTSLLQDMRTRMERGEIPGDTVLDGVCILVGGILLMTPGYVTDIAGFILLLPATRVVVKQLIMKRMEAHIRRKQVF; encoded by the coding sequence ATGAAGCTATTGGTCTTATTGTTGATCTTAATACCAGTAACTGAAGTGTTCGTACTGTTGGCATCAGCACAATGGATTGGGGCGATACCTACATTCGCCATTATGATTGCAACGGCGGTGATTGGAGCGTTTTTAGCTAAACGACAGGGTACATCGTTATTGCAGGATATGCGTACACGGATGGAGCGCGGAGAGATACCCGGTGATACCGTATTGGATGGAGTCTGTATCTTAGTAGGCGGTATATTACTAATGACACCTGGATATGTAACCGACATAGCTGGATTTATTTTGTTGCTTCCTGCAACAAGAGTGGTGGTTAAACAGCTTATCATGAAGAGAATGGAAGCGCACATAAGACGAAAGCAAGTGTTTTAA
- the pyk gene encoding pyruvate kinase, with the protein MRKTKIVCTIGPASESIEKLTQLMDAGMNVARLNFSHGSHEEHAARIQTIREAAKQAGKTVAILLDTKGPEIRTHDFENGQAELKTGAEVTISTEQVLGTAEKFSVTYAGLYDDVETGSRILIDDGLIELEVLEKANGEIRTKVLNSGIVKNKKGVNVPNVSIKLPGITEKDVQDIVFGIEQGVDFIAASFVRKASDVLEIRELLAEHKASHIQIIPKIENQEGIDNIDAILEVSDGLMVARGDMGVEIPPEEVPLVQKRLIKKCNLLGKPVITATQMLDSMQRNPRPTRAEASDVANAIFDGTDAIMLSGETAAGLYPVESVKMMATIASRVERSLQYQDIFRKRMKEAKASITDAISQSVAHAAMTLDVAAIVAPTESGYTAKMISKYRPKSPIVAVTSDERVCRKLALVWGVQAYLANEKATSTDEMLDTAIHTGMEAGIIGFGDTVVITAGVPIGETGTTNLMKIHVVGEQLVKGQGLGRKSAKGKAVIAKNADEALSKMTEGDILVATSTDKDMMPAIEKAAALVVEEGGLTSHAAVVGVSIGIPVMVGVQNATSILKDGQEITVDAARGIVYNGHAVVL; encoded by the coding sequence ATGCGTAAAACAAAGATTGTATGTACGATAGGACCTGCAAGTGAAAGTATTGAGAAGCTAACACAATTGATGGATGCAGGCATGAACGTAGCGCGTTTAAATTTCTCTCACGGTAGCCATGAAGAGCATGCGGCTCGTATTCAAACTATTCGTGAAGCAGCGAAGCAAGCAGGAAAAACAGTTGCAATTTTGCTTGATACAAAAGGTCCGGAAATTCGCACACACGATTTCGAGAACGGACAAGCAGAATTAAAAACAGGTGCAGAGGTAACGATTTCAACAGAGCAGGTACTAGGAACAGCTGAGAAGTTTTCTGTTACTTACGCGGGCTTATATGATGATGTAGAAACTGGCTCACGCATCTTAATTGATGACGGTCTAATTGAGTTAGAAGTATTAGAAAAAGCAAATGGCGAGATTCGCACAAAAGTATTGAATAGCGGCATTGTAAAAAACAAAAAAGGCGTAAACGTGCCAAACGTAAGCATCAAATTGCCAGGTATTACAGAAAAAGATGTTCAGGATATCGTATTCGGTATTGAACAAGGCGTAGACTTCATTGCGGCATCTTTTGTTCGTAAAGCGTCTGATGTACTTGAAATTCGTGAGCTTTTAGCTGAGCATAAAGCTTCACACATTCAAATCATTCCAAAAATTGAAAACCAAGAAGGAATCGACAATATTGATGCAATTCTCGAAGTATCTGACGGTTTGATGGTAGCTCGCGGGGATATGGGAGTTGAAATTCCACCTGAAGAAGTACCTCTTGTACAAAAGCGTCTAATCAAAAAGTGCAACTTGCTTGGTAAACCGGTTATCACTGCAACACAAATGTTAGATTCCATGCAACGTAATCCACGCCCAACACGTGCTGAAGCAAGTGACGTAGCAAATGCAATTTTTGATGGTACAGATGCAATTATGCTGTCTGGAGAAACAGCAGCTGGATTGTATCCAGTTGAATCTGTAAAAATGATGGCAACAATTGCTTCTCGTGTAGAACGTTCTTTACAGTATCAAGATATTTTCCGTAAGCGTATGAAAGAGGCAAAAGCATCTATTACTGATGCAATTAGTCAATCGGTTGCACATGCAGCAATGACGCTTGATGTGGCAGCGATTGTAGCGCCTACAGAGAGCGGATATACAGCAAAAATGATTTCTAAATATCGTCCGAAATCTCCAATTGTAGCAGTGACGTCGGATGAGCGTGTATGCCGCAAACTTGCACTTGTATGGGGTGTGCAAGCATACTTAGCAAATGAGAAAGCAACATCTACAGATGAAATGCTTGATACGGCAATTCATACAGGCATGGAAGCAGGCATCATTGGCTTTGGTGATACGGTTGTCATTACAGCAGGTGTACCAATCGGTGAAACAGGTACAACGAACTTGATGAAGATTCATGTTGTGGGCGAGCAACTCGTAAAAGGGCAAGGTCTTGGGCGTAAATCTGCAAAGGGAAAAGCAGTTATCGCGAAAAATGCAGATGAGGCGCTTTCGAAAATGACAGAAGGCGATATTCTTGTTGCGACAAGCACTGATAAAGACATGATGCCAGCAATTGAAAAGGCAGCTGCTCTTGTAGTTGAAGAAGGTGGTTTAACAAGTCATGCTGCAGTCGTGGGGGTATCCATCGGTATTCCTGTAATGGTTGGTGTGCAAAATGCAACATCAATTTTAAAGGATGGCCAAGAGATTACAGTTGATGCTGCACGCGGTATCGTATATAACGGTCACGCAGTAGTGTTGTAA
- the pfkA gene encoding 6-phosphofructokinase — MKRIGVLTSGGDSPGMNAAVRAVVRKAIYHDLEVYGIYHGYSGLIAGQIEKLELGSVGDIIHRGGTKLYSARCPEFKTLEGQMKGIEQLKKFGIEGLVVIGGDGSYQGAKKLTEHGYPCVGVPGTIDNDIPGTDFTIGFDTALNTVIDAIDKIRDTATSHERTYVIEVMGRHAGDIALWAGLAGGAETILVPEADYDMEDVIARLKRGHERGKKHSIIIVAEGVGSAVDFSKKLEAATDLETRVTVLGHVQRGGSPSATDRVLASRLGARAVELLMEGKGGRCVGIQNNKIVDHDIIEALAQKHTIEMDMYQLSKELSI; from the coding sequence ATGAAACGGATAGGTGTTTTAACAAGCGGCGGCGATTCACCTGGAATGAATGCTGCTGTTCGAGCTGTTGTTCGAAAAGCAATTTATCACGATTTGGAAGTATATGGTATTTATCATGGTTATTCTGGTTTAATTGCTGGTCAAATTGAGAAGTTAGAACTAGGTTCTGTAGGTGATATTATTCATCGCGGCGGTACAAAACTTTATTCAGCAAGATGTCCTGAGTTTAAGACATTAGAAGGTCAAATGAAAGGTATTGAACAGTTGAAAAAGTTCGGTATTGAAGGTCTTGTTGTAATCGGCGGAGACGGATCGTATCAAGGTGCAAAAAAGCTTACAGAACATGGTTATCCATGTGTAGGAGTACCTGGTACAATCGACAACGATATTCCGGGAACAGATTTTACGATTGGATTCGATACAGCGTTAAATACAGTAATTGATGCAATTGATAAAATTCGCGATACAGCGACTTCTCATGAGCGTACATATGTAATTGAAGTAATGGGCCGTCATGCTGGGGATATTGCATTATGGGCAGGTTTGGCAGGCGGTGCAGAAACAATTTTAGTGCCGGAAGCGGATTATGATATGGAAGATGTGATTGCACGTTTAAAACGCGGTCATGAGCGCGGTAAAAAGCACAGTATCATTATTGTAGCTGAAGGTGTAGGCAGTGCCGTGGACTTCAGTAAGAAACTTGAAGCCGCGACAGACTTAGAAACACGTGTAACAGTATTAGGACACGTACAGCGCGGTGGTTCTCCAAGTGCGACAGACCGTGTATTGGCAAGTCGTTTAGGAGCGAGAGCTGTTGAGCTTTTAATGGAGGGTAAAGGCGGACGTTGCGTGGGTATCCAAAACAATAAGATTGTTGACCATGATATCATTGAAGCGTTGGCACAAAAGCACACAATTGAGATGGATATGTATCAGCTTTCTAAAGAGCTGTCTATTTAA